The Castanea sativa cultivar Marrone di Chiusa Pesio chromosome 11, ASM4071231v1 genome contains a region encoding:
- the LOC142617061 gene encoding G-type lectin S-receptor-like serine/threonine-protein kinase LECRK2, whose amino-acid sequence MAPSTLVHFRSLTLLLMLLPLLPTVFTYSSDECKMLTESPLLAQRQSGSWTSPSGEFAFGFHILQNGENFNHFLLAVWFKKIKVQTIVWSANGNKPAPEGSELKLNSYNEFVPNDPKGIELWKESFKEPTDTILPGQILHKPSKLMSHTFKTSHFKGRLQLYLQKDGNLVLYSLSMPSEDIEKPYYATMTLRWDSQLIFNEAGYIYIQDAVKTYNLTREDPGSREIF is encoded by the exons ATGGCTCCTTCAACACTAGTTCATTTTCGTTCTCTCACGCTTCTACTAATGCTTCTACCTCTCCTTCCCACTGTTTTCACCTACAGCAGTGATGAATGCAAAATGTTGACAGAATCACCTTTACTTGCACAGCGACAGTCTGGTTCATGGACGTCACCTTCAGGTGAATTTGCATTTGGATTCCATATTCTTCAAAATGGTGAGAACTTTAATCACTTCTTGCTTGCAGTTTggtttaagaaaataaaagttcagACTATAGTTTGGTCTGCAAATGGAAATAAACCAGCACCAGAAGGTTCCGAACTAAAGCTAAATAGCTACAATGAGTTTGTTCCCAATGACCCTAAAGGCATAGAATTATGGAAG GAGAGCTTCAAAGAACCTACTGATACAATTTTGCCAGGGCAGATACTACACAAGCCTAGCAAGCTCATGTCTCACACATTTAAGACTAGTCATTTTAAAGGGCGCCTTCAGCTTTATTTGCAGAAGGATGGAAATCTAGTGCTTTATTCTCTGTCTATGCCATCTGAAGACATTGAGAAACCTTATTATGCCACCATGACACTGCGATGGGATTCACAGTTGATCTTTAATGAGGCTGGATACATCTACATCCAAGACGCAGTGAAGACCTACAATCTTACTAGGGAAGACCCAGGCTCAAGAGAAATTTTCTAA